The Candidatus Paceibacter sp. DNA segment ACCGCGTTAAAAATGGCGCCGGTTCAGTTTGCCGCCGCCAATAAAATTGATACAATCAAACATATGGAGAAGGTGTCCTAAGAAAGGGGTACCCTACAATGTGAATATCGTTATAATTTTTCAACTTCAAAGATGTTGTATATTTTTCATACGAAGTAGACGGCGCGTAGCCCATCATTCTTAAAATATGGGCCATCACTTCAAAACTTTTCACTTCTGTTTCCAGCTCCACTTCTTTCTTTTCATTACCAACGCTTGGCAACGGTCTTTTGTAGGATAAACTAATTTTATCTCCTTGCTGTCGTAGTCTTATCCTTCCGTCAGTGTGTTCCATCAACTTATCCGAATTATCAAACATCACGGTTTTTTGGTGGACTTCTTTGCCGCTTGTAATATTCGGATTATCGGTAATTTTTTTAATCTGATTACTATCAATTGACAATGGTCTCTCCCCTCCCCGTTACAAGTTCAACAACGCTATTCTTTATTTTGACGTTATTTTGCAAAGCCGCCTACGGCTTTCTTCGTTGCTATTTAGAGCAAGTTGATAAAGAGGAAAATTTGTTTTTTAACTCAATCGCGCGTTGCATTATTCTTTCTCCTATTTCACCCCAATCAAAATATTTTTTGTAATCTTTCGGGTCAATAAATTTTATTTCAGTAATATCTCCATCCGGATCGGCGACAAATTCTCCATACGGCTCAACAAGACAAAAGGATCTTGTTTGTCTGATTATTTTGCCCGGCTCATAAATATCCTGATAACCAATAACTTCTTGGTGTAATATTTTCATATTGGTTTCTTCCTTCACTTCTCTTTCTACCGCTTTTTCAACAGTTTCATTTTTTTCTATGCCGCCACCGGGGGGGGCCCAATACCCTTTATTATCAGCATAAACAACAATTAATTTTTCTTTATAAAAACAAAAAGCATGGACGGCCTCCAAGTTTTTGCCTTCAATGTTGTTTAAATAGTCATCCTCTTTATATACGACATCAAAAACCTGCTCATTATGCCTGCGGAGTTTTGATTTTATTTCCATTTTTTAATATCTAGACTTAGAAAATAAATGGAAAATGGTAAGTAATTCCTTAACTTACTTTCCACTCTCTATTCCGAGTTTTTCTTCCAGATATTTGACGCGGTGAGTTAAGTCCTCAAACTCGCGCGGGTCAATGGAATTGTTTTTCATATCGCGAACATCGCGCCTTAGCTCATCAAGACTCGCTTCAAGATAACCAACTTTCATTTCTAAGCCACTTAATCTGCCTTCTATTTTATCAAGTCTTGATTCAATTTTATCAAGTCTTGATTCAACCTGCTCAAAGCGTTTATTTATTTCTCCTCTTAGTTCCCTAAATTCGTTGACAACCAGCTCGGCTAATTTGTCTATGGTTATTTTTGCCATGTGGTTAGAATATCAAACCGCGCGAGTTTGTAAAATTTTTAGGCACTATGAAATTTTGATTTAAAAATAAGAGCAAAGTTTTTTATTTAACCTACCACCCCAATATCTGCACGCGAACCTGCACCCAGCAATTACGATTATTACAATCATCGTCTGTAGCTCCTCTTTTTACATCGACAGTGTTATCAGTTTTAAATGTCATCTTTAACCCCCAAGGGGACAAT contains these protein-coding regions:
- a CDS encoding CYTH domain-containing protein; amino-acid sequence: MSIDSNQIKKITDNPNITSGKEVHQKTVMFDNSDKLMEHTDGRIRLRQQGDKISLSYKRPLPSVGNEKKEVELETEVKSFEVMAHILRMMGYAPSTSYEKYTTSLKLKNYNDIHIVGYPFLRTPSPYV
- a CDS encoding NUDIX hydrolase yields the protein MEIKSKLRRHNEQVFDVVYKEDDYLNNIEGKNLEAVHAFCFYKEKLIVVYADNKGYWAPPGGGIEKNETVEKAVEREVKEETNMKILHQEVIGYQDIYEPGKIIRQTRSFCLVEPYGEFVADPDGDITEIKFIDPKDYKKYFDWGEIGERIMQRAIELKNKFSSLSTCSK